One Candidatus Niyogibacteria bacterium genomic region harbors:
- a CDS encoding DUF3108 domain-containing protein, giving the protein MTTAASECNSEVLNEELSYDISFLIFSRAADAVLTIHRRPDKDSSRWYEAVLEAKTRGFVGLLRSTEHTYRSLMRFDEEGNHLLSIEFRKDVIWGLFSPTKRSTRFVFDESKRVIMRRSEIDGTVELVEDMVIPKGIGRYEDLLSALYNLRNGVYGPLLAGRDIILHTVPFPKKYGRDKGKKIDRFTIHIATEKEKSDYRAEDKADFDLNTLVFIDVPAGLFDDKKSVRGRIWADACLTPTLIIVEDVMIFGDVIGRLKK; this is encoded by the coding sequence ATGACGACCGCCGCATCTGAATGTAATAGTGAAGTTCTCAATGAAGAGCTCTCTTACGACATTTCGTTTTTGATATTTAGTCGTGCTGCCGATGCCGTACTCACAATTCATAGACGGCCCGATAAAGACAGCAGCCGATGGTACGAGGCGGTATTGGAGGCAAAGACCAGGGGTTTTGTCGGATTACTGCGCAGTACCGAACATACTTATCGTTCTTTAATGCGTTTTGATGAGGAGGGGAATCATTTGTTGAGCATAGAATTCAGAAAGGACGTTATCTGGGGCCTTTTTTCACCGACAAAACGTTCAACCAGATTTGTATTTGACGAATCAAAGCGCGTGATAATGAGGCGTTCTGAAATAGACGGAACAGTTGAGCTTGTTGAGGATATGGTAATTCCGAAAGGAATCGGCCGGTATGAGGATTTGCTTTCAGCTCTTTATAATCTTAGGAATGGAGTTTACGGGCCGCTTTTAGCCGGTCGCGACATAATTTTACACACCGTTCCTTTTCCAAAAAAGTACGGTCGCGATAAAGGCAAGAAAATTGACCGCTTCACGATTCATATCGCCACTGAAAAAGAAAAATCAGATTATCGCGCTGAAGATAAAGCGGATTTTGATTTGAACACGCTTGTTTTCATTGATGTTCCCGCGGGACTTTTTGACGATAAGAAATCGGTTCGCGGCCGCATTTGGGCGGATGCCTGCCTTACTCCGACGCTTATTATCGTTGAAGACGTGATGATTTTCGGAGACGTTATCGGCCGGCTTAAAAAATAA
- a CDS encoding sensor histidine kinase: protein MPFLRKRLRLKFILVLIGIASLPFFFAMTVATVKLQDIQKRNAVRHAEHVAALASLEISEFISHQFGQLAAMESIFPSLIEQPDLQKTFIERTLFTNDSFVEVSIVNQNGMETARVSKFVTVVPEDFINRSANEEFIATKNEGRFISDIFWEKNRPFFLIGRAIFDSRGKFFGSVFAQIDSRIMQAVVKDLSVAKEEGRAYIVDKNGIVVAHPDISQVLSEKNFSAIPVVKSLIEDNGEPLFADIYENEIQEEVLGSGARIVIPFEGASGSAEKTRWFIVAELPAAIALAAVREITFFSLIILAGILAVAMGAAILLARRVIKPIEELQKGAEQIGLDNLDYAIQVKTNDELEDLADEFNRMRVRIKEVREHERLLSREKSDFVTIAAHQLRTPLSAIKWAFRALLDGDAGELQTEQKELVSRTNQTNDRMINLVNDLLDVSRIEEGQLGFVFQKEDLVGIIKETADKFMALAKERGIILMVHMPKEKLQPLMIDRKKFNLAFSNILDNAVQYNRENGKVDIYISGKGGLAEIRISDTGIGISKDDIGRIFNKFARGRNAIRIQTEGSGLGLFIARSIIERHGGKIWVESEEERGTTVYFTLPIKAE, encoded by the coding sequence GTGCCATTTTTAAGAAAAAGATTGCGCCTAAAGTTTATTCTGGTTTTAATCGGCATAGCTTCCCTGCCCTTCTTTTTTGCCATGACCGTAGCTACGGTCAAATTGCAGGACATCCAAAAAAGGAACGCCGTGAGACACGCGGAACATGTCGCCGCTCTCGCGAGTCTTGAAATTTCCGAATTTATCAGCCATCAATTCGGGCAACTGGCCGCCATGGAAAGCATTTTTCCTTCGCTCATTGAACAGCCTGATCTTCAGAAAACTTTCATTGAAAGGACCCTATTTACCAATGATAGTTTCGTGGAAGTGTCAATTGTCAACCAAAATGGCATGGAAACCGCCCGCGTCAGCAAATTCGTAACCGTAGTCCCGGAGGACTTTATTAACAGGTCTGCAAACGAAGAATTTATAGCGACTAAGAACGAGGGTCGGTTTATCAGCGATATTTTCTGGGAAAAAAACAGGCCCTTTTTTCTGATAGGCCGGGCGATTTTTGATTCTCGCGGAAAATTTTTCGGCTCGGTTTTCGCTCAAATTGACTCCAGAATTATGCAGGCGGTGGTAAAAGACCTTTCCGTGGCTAAAGAGGAGGGCCGGGCTTACATCGTGGATAAAAACGGAATTGTCGTAGCCCACCCCGACATTTCGCAAGTACTTTCCGAAAAAAATTTTTCCGCGATTCCGGTGGTAAAATCTTTGATAGAAGATAACGGCGAACCGTTATTCGCGGATATTTATGAAAACGAAATTCAAGAAGAGGTCTTGGGGTCCGGCGCCAGAATTGTTATTCCTTTTGAGGGTGCCTCCGGAAGCGCGGAGAAAACCCGCTGGTTTATCGTTGCCGAATTGCCGGCCGCCATCGCCTTGGCCGCGGTCAGGGAAATTACTTTTTTCTCTTTGATTATTCTTGCCGGCATATTGGCTGTGGCAATGGGGGCCGCGATTCTTCTTGCTCGCCGCGTAATTAAACCCATAGAAGAACTTCAGAAGGGGGCCGAGCAAATCGGGCTGGATAATCTGGATTACGCCATTCAGGTAAAAACTAACGACGAATTGGAGGACTTGGCCGACGAATTTAATCGGATGCGCGTTCGCATAAAGGAAGTCCGCGAACACGAGCGGCTTTTGAGCCGAGAAAAGTCAGACTTCGTCACCATCGCGGCCCATCAGCTTCGTACACCGCTCTCGGCGATAAAATGGGCTTTTCGCGCGCTTCTTGACGGCGATGCCGGCGAACTCCAAACAGAGCAAAAAGAATTGGTCAGTCGGACCAATCAGACTAACGACCGCATGATTAATCTTGTTAATGACTTGCTGGATGTTTCGCGCATAGAAGAGGGACAGCTTGGCTTCGTTTTTCAAAAAGAGGATTTGGTCGGAATCATAAAAGAAACGGCGGATAAATTTATGGCTTTAGCCAAAGAGCGCGGCATTATATTGATGGTCCATATGCCAAAAGAAAAACTGCAGCCGTTGATGATTGACCGCAAAAAATTCAATCTTGCTTTTTCAAATATCCTTGATAACGCGGTTCAATATAATCGTGAAAACGGCAAGGTGGACATATATATATCCGGCAAGGGCGGTCTCGCGGAGATTCGGATTAGCGATACGGGGATAGGCATTTCAAAAGACGACATAGGGCGCATTTTTAACAAGTTTGCTCGAGGAAGAAACGCAATCCGTATTCAGACCGAAGGTTCGGGGCTGGGTCTTTTTATCGCTCGAAGCATTATTGAACGCCATGGCGGCAAAATTTGGGTGGAAAGCGAGGAGGAGCGAGGCACGACTGTCTATTTCACGCTGCCGATTAAGGCGGAGTGA
- a CDS encoding ABC transporter substrate-binding protein: MSKKTIILLIVILAVVVGFGFFRIFRDIRISGPAESAVLKEPKTIGSILIRQQLQTVEGVKRGLKDLGYKRISYKEELFTLGPTAQADAQAAVRKMIAEGVDLLFIPSEITAKDIRLVMQELKSDIPVVFLAQFHDPVSYGIVQSFQSSGNNLTGIASQLTDVIGKQLEFIKKINPAGKKIGVFSDGFMIPNVGEEMYAQLKALAPKLGFQLVEYKTTTAPPGAESAWRKIASGIKAGDIDAIYHIPGHFFDAQETSEAELANRLGVPHVAPIEDLPTGGHFAYSSDYFTAGKQMARLVDKIFKGEKPTDIPIEFTQKNSLILHIGRADKDGLTFPESMLSIADEKIGK; this comes from the coding sequence ATGTCTAAAAAAACAATAATTCTATTAATTGTAATTCTTGCTGTAGTCGTCGGCTTCGGCTTCTTCAGAATATTCAGGGACATACGTATTTCCGGTCCGGCCGAATCGGCAGTACTCAAAGAACCAAAAACAATCGGCTCCATTCTCATCAGGCAACAGCTTCAAACGGTGGAGGGCGTCAAACGAGGATTAAAAGATTTGGGTTATAAACGGATTAGTTATAAAGAAGAGTTATTCACTTTGGGGCCTACGGCTCAAGCTGACGCCCAAGCGGCGGTCCGGAAAATGATTGCCGAAGGCGTGGATTTATTATTTATTCCGTCTGAAATTACGGCTAAAGACATTCGGCTCGTTATGCAGGAGCTGAAAAGCGACATTCCGGTCGTATTTCTCGCTCAATTCCATGACCCGGTGTCTTACGGCATCGTTCAATCATTCCAATCCTCGGGGAATAATTTAACGGGCATTGCTTCTCAACTTACGGATGTCATAGGAAAACAGTTGGAATTTATAAAAAAAATAAATCCGGCCGGCAAAAAAATAGGGGTCTTTAGCGACGGATTTATGATTCCCAATGTCGGGGAAGAAATGTACGCCCAGTTGAAAGCGCTGGCGCCGAAATTAGGATTTCAATTGGTGGAGTATAAAACAACTACCGCTCCTCCCGGCGCTGAATCTGCCTGGCGTAAGATCGCTTCCGGAATTAAAGCCGGAGATATAGACGCCATTTACCATATTCCCGGACATTTTTTTGACGCGCAGGAAACAAGTGAAGCCGAATTGGCGAATCGTTTGGGGGTGCCTCACGTCGCTCCAATTGAAGATTTGCCGACCGGCGGCCATTTTGCTTATTCAAGCGATTATTTTACGGCCGGAAAACAAATGGCCCGACTGGTAGACAAAATATTCAAGGGCGAAAAACCAACCGATATACCCATAGAATTCACCCAAAAAAATTCCCTAATTTTGCATATTGGCCGCGCCGATAAAGACGGCCTGACATTTCCGGAATCAATGCTTTCCATAGCCGATGAAAAAATAGGCAAATAA
- a CDS encoding ABC transporter substrate-binding protein — MFKKPLNILILAIIVAAVAFGLYQILRGFPFFAPDRSHLKEPKRIGIIFPRQHIEAVQGFKEGFKNMGYAEVSFEDKGVFTSSPTLPLDIENSARELIQGKVDLIFATQENIALAALEIEKETGSDIPIVFSSRFHDPVAYGVIKSFKSSGNNATGISINLVEVVQKHLEFLRAINPAIKKIGVFGSGFVVPDVGDKFLEEVKNQGKKQGFDIVEYKTTAAPPGAESAWYQTASKIKAGDIDAIYHIAGHFFEAQETAETELASRLRIPMVAPLEDLPTGGHFGYAGDLTASGEQASRIADKIFGGAKPSDIPIDFEEKNILVLYTKRAIDDGIVFPDSMARIANVKIEK, encoded by the coding sequence ATGTTTAAAAAACCATTAAACATCCTGATTCTGGCGATTATCGTCGCGGCGGTGGCCTTCGGCCTTTATCAGATATTAAGGGGCTTTCCATTTTTTGCCCCCGATAGGTCCCACTTAAAAGAACCGAAAAGAATAGGGATAATTTTTCCAAGACAGCACATAGAAGCCGTTCAGGGTTTTAAAGAGGGTTTTAAGAATATGGGATACGCGGAAGTTTCTTTTGAGGACAAAGGGGTTTTTACTTCTTCTCCGACTTTGCCGCTTGACATAGAAAACTCCGCCAGAGAATTGATTCAAGGCAAAGTGGATTTGATATTCGCGACTCAAGAAAATATAGCCCTGGCGGCATTGGAAATAGAGAAAGAGACCGGAAGCGATATCCCGATAGTATTTTCATCCAGATTCCATGACCCGGTGGCGTACGGCGTTATAAAATCTTTTAAATCTTCCGGCAATAACGCGACCGGAATTTCAATAAATTTGGTTGAGGTAGTGCAAAAACATCTGGAATTTTTAAGAGCGATAAATCCGGCCATTAAAAAAATCGGCGTTTTCGGGAGCGGTTTTGTGGTTCCGGACGTTGGAGATAAGTTTTTGGAGGAAGTAAAAAACCAGGGCAAAAAACAGGGCTTTGATATCGTGGAATATAAAACAACCGCCGCTCCTCCGGGAGCTGAATCTGCCTGGTATCAAACTGCCAGCAAAATTAAAGCCGGAGATATTGACGCCATATATCATATAGCCGGTCATTTTTTTGAGGCGCAGGAGACCGCGGAAACCGAACTGGCCTCCAGATTAAGAATTCCGATGGTGGCTCCTTTGGAGGACTTGCCAACCGGAGGTCATTTCGGTTACGCCGGAGATCTTACCGCTTCGGGCGAGCAGGCATCCAGGATAGCCGATAAAATATTCGGCGGCGCAAAGCCCTCGGATATCCCGATTGATTTTGAGGAGAAAAATATTCTGGTGCTCTATACAAAACGGGCGATTGATGACGGAATCGTGTTCCCGGATTCAATGGCGCGAATAGCGAATGTTAAAATAGAAAAGTAA
- a CDS encoding UDP-N-acetylmuramoyl-L-alanyl-D-glutamate--2,6-diaminopimelate ligase: MKFFKKIIPAPIFNFLQPFYHRLFSALAVIFYGRPSRKMVVIGVTGTNGKTSAVEFIFQILREADIKAASVSSLYFRIGDEMEKNMLKMTMPGKFFLQKFLRRALNSAATHAVLEITSEGVKQFRHKNIDWDILVLTNITPEHIESHGSFEKYRAAKEKVFAGLSKTFRKPDTPKTIIVNIDDPSAEHFLKYDADKKITYSKNDAPKNEKLLGEFNLYNLAAAVKTAEVLGIPAEVIKRAAEKIEGVPGRMEFIQHEPFAVIVDYAHTPDALRKVYEAVKNYKLQATSYKLICVLGSAGGGRDKWKRPEMGKIAAEFCDEIILTNEDPYDENPAAILEEIAAGFSQIRNPKSEIRKILDRREAIERVISDAKEGNVVIITGKGAEPWMMGPNGQKIPWDDREIAREALRLKKPEPHF; encoded by the coding sequence ATGAAATTTTTTAAAAAAATTATTCCCGCGCCGATTTTTAATTTTTTACAGCCGTTTTATCACCGGCTGTTTTCGGCTTTAGCCGTTATTTTTTACGGCCGGCCGTCGCGGAAAATGGTAGTTATCGGCGTTACCGGCACCAACGGCAAAACCAGCGCGGTTGAATTTATTTTTCAGATTTTGAGGGAAGCGGATATTAAAGCGGCCTCGGTCTCGTCGCTGTATTTCCGTATCGGCGATGAAATGGAGAAAAATATGCTGAAAATGACTATGCCCGGAAAGTTTTTTCTTCAAAAATTTCTGCGTCGCGCGCTTAATAGCGCCGCGACCCACGCCGTTTTGGAAATTACCTCGGAAGGCGTAAAGCAATTTCGGCATAAAAACATTGATTGGGATATTTTGGTTTTGACCAATATCACGCCCGAACATATTGAATCCCATGGTTCATTTGAAAAATACCGCGCGGCAAAAGAAAAAGTTTTTGCCGGGCTTTCAAAAACATTCCGTAAACCCGATACGCCAAAAACAATAATTGTAAACATAGATGACCCCTCGGCCGAACATTTTTTGAAATACGACGCCGATAAAAAAATAACTTATTCAAAAAATGACGCTCCGAAAAACGAAAAACTTTTGGGAGAATTCAATCTTTACAATTTGGCAGCCGCCGTAAAAACAGCCGAAGTCCTCGGTATTCCGGCGGAAGTTATTAAACGCGCGGCCGAAAAAATTGAAGGTGTGCCCGGCCGGATGGAATTCATCCAGCATGAGCCGTTCGCGGTTATTGTGGACTACGCTCACACCCCAGACGCGCTCCGTAAAGTTTACGAAGCCGTAAAAAACTACAAACTACAAGCTACAAGCTACAAGCTGATTTGCGTTTTGGGCTCTGCCGGCGGAGGAAGAGATAAATGGAAGAGGCCGGAAATGGGCAAGATCGCCGCGGAATTTTGCGATGAAATAATTTTGACGAATGAGGATCCCTACGACGAAAACCCAGCCGCAATTCTGGAAGAAATTGCGGCTGGGTTTTCTCAAATCCGAAATCCGAAATCCGAAATCCGAAAAATTTTGGATAGACGCGAGGCGATTGAAAGGGTGATTTCGGACGCGAAAGAGGGAAATGTTGTCATCATCACCGGCAAGGGCGCCGAACCCTGGATGATGGGTCCAAATGGACAAAAAATTCCTTGGGATGACCGCGAAATCGCGCGCGAGGCATTGCGGTTAAAAAAACCAGAGCCACACTTTTGA
- the ruvA gene encoding Holliday junction branch migration protein RuvA — translation MIISLEGKITFKGLRYVILEAGGIGYKVFVAPETLQKLSQNEGKIKIFTSLYIREDAMELYGFMTLAEMELFETLNNVPGVGPRTALGVLGIAPVDTLKRAIAAGETSYLTKVSGIGRKTAEKIVIELREKMGKGVEGSDEFRHEEDALDALRSLGYSLREAREALNKVPPEVKGVSDRIKSALNILGRGK, via the coding sequence ATGATTATATCGCTTGAAGGCAAAATAACTTTTAAGGGTTTGCGTTATGTCATTCTTGAAGCGGGTGGTATCGGCTACAAAGTTTTTGTCGCACCCGAAACGCTTCAAAAATTATCACAAAACGAAGGTAAAATCAAGATTTTCACTTCTCTTTACATCAGAGAAGACGCGATGGAACTTTACGGATTTATGACTTTGGCCGAAATGGAACTTTTTGAAACACTGAATAATGTGCCTGGCGTGGGGCCGAGAACAGCTCTCGGCGTTTTGGGCATCGCGCCGGTTGATACTTTGAAACGGGCGATAGCCGCGGGCGAAACTTCTTACCTGACCAAAGTTTCGGGAATCGGCCGCAAAACCGCTGAAAAAATAGTAATTGAGCTTCGCGAAAAAATGGGCAAGGGGGTTGAAGGGTCTGACGAATTCCGTCACGAAGAAGACGCATTAGATGCTTTGCGCTCGCTCGGATATTCTTTACGTGAGGCGCGAGAGGCACTAAACAAAGTTCCGCCCGAAGTTAAGGGCGTTTCCGACCGTATCAAATCCGCGCTTAATATTTTGGGGAGGGGGAAATAA
- the uvrB gene encoding excinuclease ABC subunit UvrB: MDFKLHSPYKPAGDQPQAIEKLNAGINAGKKFQTLMGVTGSGKTFTMASIIARLNRPTLVISHNKTLAAQLYQEFKEFFPENAVHYFVSYYDYYQPEAYLPATDTYIEKDAKINDFIDRLRHASTESALTRRDFIIVASVSCIYGIGDPEEYAKIALELKIGRVFKRGDFLKRMADMQYARNDIDKIHGTFSVKGDAVEIVSPDGETIIRVDFFGDKIESLSERKNSPLSNSRELDNRKIFPAKHFITEKEKLGVAIKNIKIELDERLEELGKAGKILEAERLRQRVNFDMEMLEQTGYVSGIENYSRQLSFRKAGLPPQTLLDYLPKDALIFIDESHMSMPQIRGMFEGDKARKRVLVDYGFRLPSALDNRPLKFNEFEEKIGQTVFISATPADFEIKKSGGEIVEQLIRPTGLLEPKIEIRPASASAFAKASADKKATAGKPAKGQIKDAEEEIAKAAKNNERVLLVTLTKRLAEEIADYLREKNIKVEYLHSEIKTIERSKTLQNLRKGDFDVLVGINLLREGLDLPEVGLVAILDADKEGFLRNFTSLTQTIGRAARHPNGRAILYADTLTLSIERTIKETERRRKIQEDYNRIHKITPQAIKKEIRPPFWLEEKSQKDELAETLKQLQKEFRDPARVKAELERQMLEAASELRFEEAAKLRDLLKII; this comes from the coding sequence ATGGACTTTAAATTACATTCTCCATATAAACCAGCCGGCGACCAACCGCAAGCCATAGAAAAATTGAACGCGGGGATAAACGCCGGAAAAAAATTCCAGACCCTTATGGGGGTTACCGGCTCCGGCAAAACTTTTACTATGGCGAGCATTATCGCGCGCTTAAATCGGCCGACGCTCGTGATTTCTCACAATAAAACCCTGGCGGCGCAACTCTATCAGGAATTCAAAGAATTTTTTCCGGAAAACGCGGTTCATTATTTCGTCTCTTATTACGATTATTACCAGCCGGAGGCCTATTTGCCGGCCACCGACACATACATAGAAAAAGACGCCAAAATAAACGATTTCATTGACCGTCTTCGCCACGCCTCAACCGAATCGGCGCTAACTCGGCGCGACTTCATCATAGTCGCTTCGGTTTCCTGCATTTACGGAATCGGCGACCCCGAAGAATACGCTAAAATCGCGCTGGAACTGAAAATCGGGAGAGTATTTAAACGGGGGGATTTTTTAAAACGCATGGCTGATATGCAATATGCCAGAAACGACATAGATAAAATACACGGGACTTTTTCGGTCAAGGGTGATGCGGTTGAAATCGTATCTCCCGATGGAGAGACAATAATACGCGTTGATTTTTTCGGCGACAAAATAGAATCGCTTTCCGAGCGCAAAAACTCTCCATTGTCTAATTCGCGCGAATTAGACAATAGAAAAATCTTCCCAGCCAAGCATTTCATCACGGAAAAAGAAAAGCTGGGTGTCGCGATAAAAAACATAAAAATCGAACTTGACGAACGATTGGAGGAGCTCGGAAAAGCCGGCAAAATACTTGAGGCCGAACGGCTGCGTCAGCGCGTCAACTTTGATATGGAGATGCTGGAACAAACCGGCTATGTTTCCGGCATTGAAAATTACTCGCGCCAGCTCTCTTTTCGTAAAGCCGGCTTGCCGCCTCAAACGCTTCTGGATTACCTGCCCAAAGACGCGCTTATTTTTATTGACGAATCGCACATGTCCATGCCGCAAATACGCGGGATGTTTGAGGGAGATAAAGCAAGAAAACGGGTGCTCGTGGATTACGGATTTCGTTTGCCTTCCGCCTTAGACAACAGGCCGCTTAAATTCAATGAATTTGAAGAAAAAATCGGGCAAACCGTTTTTATCTCGGCGACCCCAGCCGATTTTGAAATAAAAAAATCCGGAGGGGAAATTGTGGAACAACTTATTCGGCCGACGGGACTTTTGGAGCCAAAAATAGAAATACGCCCCGCCTCCGCTTCCGCCTTCGCTAAAGCTTCGGCGGACAAGAAAGCTACGGCGGGCAAGCCCGCAAAGGGCCAGATAAAAGACGCCGAAGAAGAAATCGCAAAAGCGGCAAAAAATAACGAACGGGTTTTATTGGTTACGCTGACCAAACGGCTCGCGGAAGAAATAGCGGATTATTTGAGGGAAAAAAATATAAAAGTTGAATACCTTCATTCGGAGATCAAAACAATAGAGCGTTCAAAAACATTGCAAAATTTACGCAAGGGCGATTTTGATGTGCTGGTCGGAATAAATCTTCTGCGCGAGGGGCTTGATTTGCCCGAAGTCGGACTTGTCGCGATATTGGATGCCGATAAAGAAGGTTTTTTAAGAAATTTTACTTCGCTGACGCAAACAATCGGACGCGCGGCGCGTCATCCTAACGGAAGAGCGATACTTTACGCAGACACATTAACCCTCTCAATTGAACGAACCATCAAAGAAACGGAGCGCCGAAGAAAAATCCAAGAGGACTATAATCGCATCCATAAAATCACGCCTCAAGCGATTAAAAAAGAAATAAGGCCTCCGTTTTGGCTGGAAGAAAAAAGCCAAAAAGACGAATTGGCCGAAACCCTAAAACAACTGCAAAAAGAATTCCGCGACCCGGCGCGCGTAAAAGCCGAGCTTGAACGCCAAATGCTGGAAGCCGCCTCCGAACTTCGTTTTGAAGAAGCGGCTAAATTAAGAGACCTCTTGAAAATAATTTAA
- a CDS encoding 30S ribosomal protein S20 produces MPIIKSAKKAIRQTERRRRRNIARKDAVSETVRNIKKLVADGKTKEALALLPLAYKALDKAAKTNVIHKNAASRKKSRLTKFIKKSGKL; encoded by the coding sequence ATGCCAATAATCAAATCAGCCAAAAAAGCAATAAGGCAGACGGAAAGGCGGAGGCGCAGAAACATCGCCCGCAAAGACGCCGTAAGCGAAACCGTAAGAAATATCAAAAAACTTGTGGCCGATGGGAAAACGAAAGAGGCCTTAGCACTCTTGCCTCTGGCCTATAAAGCTCTGGATAAAGCGGCCAAAACAAATGTTATTCACAAAAACGCCGCCAGCCGCAAAAAATCACGCCTGACAAAATTCATAAAAAAATCAGGCAAGCTCTAA
- the tsaE gene encoding tRNA (adenosine(37)-N6)-threonylcarbamoyltransferase complex ATPase subunit type 1 TsaE codes for MSSVSFKTNSAKETQKIAKILAGELIKVCLQKHALILALSGDLGSGKTTFVQGFARGLGIRSKIQSPTFLIMRIYKLPAKSYKLFAHIDAYRLKRPKDILVLGWKELVKNPKNIIVVEWARHIAKILPKDHFDINFQHISENKRRIEFGNK; via the coding sequence ATGAGCAGCGTTTCTTTTAAAACAAATTCGGCGAAAGAAACTCAAAAGATAGCCAAAATTTTGGCCGGCGAATTGATTAAAGTTTGTCTTCAAAAACACGCTTTAATTTTGGCGCTTTCGGGCGATTTAGGTAGCGGGAAAACGACTTTCGTCCAGGGTTTTGCTCGGGGCCTCGGCATTCGTTCCAAAATCCAAAGCCCGACTTTTTTAATAATGAGAATCTATAAGCTACCAGCTAAAAGCTACAAGCTGTTCGCGCATATTGACGCTTATCGCCTCAAAAGACCGAAAGACATTTTGGTCCTCGGCTGGAAAGAGCTTGTTAAAAATCCAAAAAATATAATTGTCGTGGAATGGGCGCGTCACATCGCGAAAATTTTGCCCAAAGACCATTTTGATATAAATTTCCAACATATTTCCGAAAACAAAAGAAGAATAGAGTTTGGCAATAAGTAA